From the Lolium rigidum isolate FL_2022 chromosome 2, APGP_CSIRO_Lrig_0.1, whole genome shotgun sequence genome, one window contains:
- the LOC124692723 gene encoding protein NBR1 homolog — translation MSGLNPPPFDGLASGPDPWDIVVKVKYGDTLKRFNGYVNGTHFTLNLSALRSKIASAFKFGPDADFILTYTDDDGDVVMLDDDEDLHDAAIHQKLNPLRISVQLKNSHTAASQTDRQDPNPAPIRANTQDPLAQIKSVIDEALKPISEPLSSTGREHPLGHLKLALEESMKAIHEPIPESLAKLSREALDAAPPQLAELIKPFMNLIASTNSTLATGRAHSPSGSSSGVQQEQVDLKANDQPKVDAMSRPLNSRAPGSSESGGLKSVLLDAPVEVIPEPSQDQRESLYPSLDKLLFTSNSGVNTSGCKGVSDAHSKGKSVMPSAAPLAPPTVPSFRPSPPLSACGNKWSESRRWADEWSQPRSFWQPEANAKPSSDPRWRIPMHKVPHPPPAVHVPLGNCPRFPYPSRLLSAGRQYGDLGNNSDSLSRPSHRWIQCDGCGVQPIVGPRYKSNVKEDYDLCDTCFRRMGSEIEYTRIDKPILPHKLSRDPNLCRKIHSHSRASMKSKREKLESRFILDVTVLDGTLMPPSSPFTKIWRMNNNGSIMWPLGTQLIWVGGDQFALQTSVPLEIPLNGFPVDQEMDVAVDFVAPARPGRYISYWRLASPSGQKFGQRVWVHIQVEDPSFVSDNRTAAIDLNLPQESNLGDATNLIDVNIEPVNIEPVVLREGVKSAEVELLQPLIYNEATEPKESASAAMRLYPLVDVPSSSSGAATSVPSFHVLAPEFTPRTVTAPADVPTSSLTSIPVDVPVPATTPVDAVTAETVDIDSLREEKLLQELEEMGFKQVDLNKEILRQNKYNLEQSVDDLCGVNEWDPLLAELNEMGFEDRETNKELLEKNGGSIKRAVMDLIAREKKDK, via the exons ATGTCCGGCCTGAACCCGCCGCCGTTCGACGGCCTCGCGTCGGGGCCCGACCCGTGGGACATCGTCGTCAAG GTCAAAtatggtgacacacttaagaGGTTCAATGGTTATGTCAATGGAACACACTTCACTCTGAATCTATCTGCTCTTCGGTCTAAAATTGCAAGTGCTTTTAAGTTTGGCCCTGATGCTGACTTCATTCTCACTTATACTGATGATGACGGGGATGTTGTCATGTTGGATGATGACGAGGACTTGCACGATGCGGCCATCCACCAGAAACTGAACCCTCTGAGGATTAGTGTTCAGTTAAAGAACAGCCACACCGCTGCATCTCAGACCGACCGGCAAGATCCAAACCCTGCACCGATTAGGGCCAACACTCAGGATCCATTAGCCCAGATAAAATCTGTTATTGATGAAGCTTTAAAGCCTATATCAGAACCTCTGAGCTCCACTGGAAGGGAACATCCCCTAGGTCATTTAAAATTAGCTCTTGAGGAATCTATGAAGGCTATCCATGAGCCAATTCCTGAATCCCTTGCAAAGCTGTCACGTGAAGCACTTGATGCAGCACCACCACAGTTAGCTGAGCTGATAAAACCTTTCATGAACTTGATTGCATCAACAAACAGTACCCTAGCTACTGGGCGTGCTCATAGTCCATCTGGCTCCTCCAGTGGTGTGCAGCAAGAACAGGTGGATCTCAAAGCTAATGACCAGCCCAAAGTTGATGCAATGTCACGACCCTTGAATTCACGGGCCCCTGGATCATCTGAGTCAGGAGGCCTTAAGAGTGTGTTACTTGATGCTCCTGTTGAAGTCATTCCTGAACCTTCTCAAGACCAACGGGAATCATTATATCCTTCCTTGGATAAGCTGCTGTTCACGAGTAATTCAGGTGTTAACACGTCTGGTTGCAAGGGAGTGAGTGATGCTCACAGTAAGGGAAAATCTGTTATGCCATCCGCTGCACCTCTCGCCCCTCCCACTGTTCCTAGCTTCCGTCCAAGTCCACCTCTCAGTGCGTGTGGAAATAAATGGTCCGAGTCACGAAGATGGGCTGATGAATGGTCCCAGCCTAGATCCTTTTGGCAGCCTGAAGCTAATGCTAAACCATCCAGCGATCCTAGATGGCGTATTCCAATGCATAAAGTCCCCCACCCCCCACCAGCTGTCCATGTACCCCTGGGAAATTGTCCACGATTTCCTTACCCTAGTCGCCTTCTATCTGCTGGGCGTCAGTATGGAGATCTTGGTAACAACAGTGATAGCCTGTCACGACCTTCACACAGATGGATTCAGTGTGATGGTTGTGGAGTTCAACCAATTGTTGGGCCACGCTACAAGTCTAACGT GAAAGAAGATTATGACCTGTGTGATACCTGCTTCCGTCGTATGGGCAGTGAGATCGAGTACACCAGGATAGACAAGCCAATCTTGCCACACAAGTTATCTCGGGACCCCAACTTG TGCCGGAAGATCCATTCCCATTCACGTGCGTCGATGAAGTCAAAGCGTGAGAAACTTGAAAGCCGCTTCATCTTGGATGTAACTGTACTCGATGGGACTCTTATGCCACCTTCGAGCCCATTTACTAAGATTTGGCGCATGAACAACAATGGGTCTATCATGTGGCCCTTGGGCACACAGCTCATTTGGGTTGGTGGAGATCAATTTGCACTGCAGACCTCTGTCCCACTAGAG attccattGAATGGATTTCCGGTGGATCAGGAGATGGATGTTGCTGTTGATTTTGTGGCACCTGCTAGGCCTGGGAGGTATATATCTTACTGGAGACTGGCTTCACCTTCTGGTCAAAAATTTGGTCAGCGAGTTTGGGTTCATATCCAG GTGGAAGATCCATCTTTTGTCAGTGATAACAGGACTGCTGCTATAGACCTGAATCTGCCCCAGGAAAGCAACCTCGGAGACGCTACTAATTTGATTGATGTCAACATCGAGCCTGTCAACATCGAGCCTGTCGTCTTGCGTGAAGGTGTCAAAAGCGCTGAAGTAGAACTACTGCAGCCCTTAATATACAACGAAGCCACTGAGCCCAAGGAATCTGCATCTGCAGCAATGCGTCTGTACCCCCTCGTGGATGTTCCCTCATCCAGTTCAGGTGCTGCTACTTCTGTGCCAAGTTTTCATGTGCTTGCACCAGAATTCACTCCAAGGACTGTGACCGCACCAGCTGATGTGCCAACAAGTTCGCTTACAAGTATCCCTGTGGACGTGCCTGTACCTGCAACCACACCTGTGGATGCGGTGACGGCTGAGACTGTTGACATCGACAGTCTTAGGGAAGAGAAACTGCTGCAGGAGCTTGAGGAGATGGGCTTCAAGCAGGTTGATCTGAACAAGGAGATACTGAGGCAGAACAAGTACAACCTTGAGCAGTCCGTGGATGATCTGTGTGGCGTCAATGAATGGGACCCTCTGCTGGCCGAACTGAACGAGATG GGATTTGAGGACAGGGAGACTAACAAGGAGCTGCTGGAGAAGAACGGAGGAAGCATCAAGCGGGCTGTGATGGACCTCATCGCCAGGGAGAAGAAGGACAAGTGA
- the LOC124690396 gene encoding plant intracellular Ras-group-related LRR protein 2-like — MADPSPTSHPILAYVLRRLPSIKTGSPRLSSPRDPEQPPPPFPSPRAPSGPAEFELVERMPGLRHPSVLASMTRAVADITCARDAIRHLDPRPDHELVDAARAFLRSHAQGQGDPVGPGQEEIEEKVAASREVVRLDEEHEAYGALLREAEEKLERVYRMAMHGRDVVEAGGKRGEDEGSGAVDEEVVRVLKEAEEGKVVERVILADRQLRHLPEHFGRIRGLIVLDVSRNQLQAVPDAIGGLEHLEELRLASNALVALPDSIGLLSNLKILDVSGNKLRSLPDSISKCRSLVELDASYNVLAYLPTGIGHELVNLQKLWVHLNKLRSLPSSICEMRSLRLLDAHFNELHGLPTAFGNLAALESLNLSSNFSDMRDLPASFCDLLGLRELDLSNNQIHELPDCFGRLERLERLCLDQNPLAVPPSEVVAKGAGAVREYMTKRLQDEEERRRNAIVAAESPKASSPIAWLSRSVSSLSTWAKQETAAEEDKFLEQEL; from the exons ATGGCCGATCCGTCCCCGACCTCACACCCGATCCTCGCCTACGTGCTCCGGCGGCTCCCGTCGATCAAGACGGGGTCCCCGAGGCTGTCCTCCCCGCGCGACCccgagcagccgccgccgccgttcccgTCCCCGCGCGCCCCGTCGGGCCCCGCGGAGTTCGAGCTCGTGGAGCGCATGCCGGGCCTGCGCCACCCGTCCGTCCTAGCCTCCATGACGCGCGCCGTCGCCGACATCACCTGCGCGCGCGACGCGATCCGCCACCTCGACCCCCGCCCCGACCACGAGCTCGTCGACGCCGCTCGCGCATTCCTCCGCTCGCACGCCCAGGGTCAGGGAGACCCCGTCGGGCCGGGGcaggaggagatcgaggagaaGGTGGCGGCGAGCCGGGAGGTGGTGCGGCTCGACGAGGAGCACGAGGCGTACGGGGCCCtgctgcgggaggcggaggagaagCTGGAGCGGGTGTACCGGATGGCCATGCACGGGCGGGACGTGGTGGAGGCCGGCGGCAAgagaggggaggacgaggggtcCGGCGCCGTCGACGAGGAGGTGGTGCGGGTGCTCAAGGAGGCGGAGGAAGGGAAGGTCGTGGAGAGAGTGATCCTCGCCGACCGGCAGCTGCGCCACCTGCCCGAGCACTTCGGCCGGATCCGCGGCCTCATCGTGCTCGACGTCTCGCGCAACCAGCTCCAG GCTGTCCCAGATGCCATTGGCGGGCTTGAACACCTGGAAGAACTCCGCCTCGCTTCCAACGCTTTGGTCGCCCTGCCGGACTCCATCGGACTCCTCTCCAACCTGAAGATCCTCGACGTCTCAGGCAACAAACTGAGGTCTCTGCCCGACAGCATCTCGAAATGCAG GTCACTGGTCGAGCTGGACGCGAGCTACAACGTCCTGGCGTACCTGCCGACGGGCATCGGCCACGAGCTGGTGAACCTGCAGAAGCTGTGGGTGCACCTTAACAAGCTACGCTCCCTGCCGTCCTCCATCTGCGAGATGCGCTCCCTGCGCCTCCTGGACGCGCACTTCAACGAGCTCCACGGCCTGCCCACCGCCTTCGGCAACCTGGCGGCGCTCGAGTCGCTCAACCTCAGCAGCAACTTCAGCGACATGCGCGACCTGCCGGCCTCGTTCTGCGACCTGCTCGGCCTGCGCGAGCTCGACCTCAGCAACAACCAGATACACGAGCTGCCGGACTGCTTCGGCCGCCTGGAGCGGCTCGAGCGCCTCTGCCTGGACCAGAACCCGCTGGCCGTGCCGCCGAGTGAGGTGGTCGCCAAGGGGGCGGGCGCGGTGAGGGAGTACATGACCAAGAGGCtgcaggacgaggaggagcgGCGGAGGAACGCCATCGTGGCGGCCGAGAGCCCCAAGGCGTCGTCTCCGATCGCGTGGCTGTCCCGCAGCGTGTCGTCGCTGAGCACCTGGGCGAAGcaggagacggcggcggaggaggacaagTTCCTCGAGCAGGAGCTGTGA
- the LOC124687841 gene encoding anaphase-promoting complex subunit 15-like, which produces MLQFPAMMRQWPSPPLIPASTLLPVHVTTQEDELLLAMAESDLEDKLNAIRKTNSNLVIIGKPTNDIKEEYDAEVEEDDADNVDESDGDDFDQETG; this is translated from the exons ATGCTGCAGTTCCCGGCGATGATGCGGCagtggccgtcgccgccgctgatCCCGGCGTCCACGCTCCTCCCCGTGCACGTCACCACCCAggaggacgagctcctcctcgccaTGGCCGAGTCCGATCTCGAGGACAAG CTGAACGCGATCCGCAAGACCAACAGCAACCTGGTGATCATAGGCAAGCCCACCAACGACATCaaggaggagtacgacgccgaggtggaggaggacgacgccgacaACGTCGATGAGTCCGACGGCGACGACTTCGACCAGGAAACCGGCTGA